AGTTAAGGATGCTACTTTTGCATTACTTAAATCAAGCACGGAGCCAACTCCTGCATGTCCTGTTCCTTCGACTATCACAATATCACTATTTTCAGCTATACATTTAAAGGAATAGTCTAATCTATCTAGTAACTCTTCTTTTAAATCATGACGGTTTTCAATATATTTGGTGGTATATCCAGAGGGAATGGCGATTGGACTCATGTCTTTAATATTATAATTTGACTGAAATATTTGTTCTATTAGATAAGAATCTTTATCTATTTGCTCATTATCAACACTGATATATCTTTGCCCTATTGGCTTGATAAATCCAACATTGAATTTCTTTTCTCGAAAAACATTAAACAATCCTATAGATGTTGTTGTTTTTCCATCACTTTGAGCGGTTGCTGCAACAAAAAGATTTTTTGACATATTTAAATTGTAAATGGTTAATGGGTAAAAGGGAATGGGTAGTTAATGACAAATAACCGCTTATCAGCAAGCAAATCCAAAAACTATAAACATTTATTTGATCTTTATGTTAAAGACTCTGTGCGATAAGGACCGAATAAGATATTATTAAGATATGGAAAAAGAATACTACTATATTATCTCTTATCAAAAAAAAGGAGAAATGAAGTATATTGGGCATTTGGATTTAATGAACTTTTGGCAAAAAGTGTTCAGAATGGCTAACCTTCCAGTGGCTTATACCCAAGGCTTTAATAAAAAAATGAGGCTTAATCTAATTCAGCCTTTACCTCTAGGGATGGAAGGACTAAATGAATATTTGCATGTAACCTTGACCGAAGAAATAGCTACTGAAAATATTGAAAAAACATTATTGGATAAACAACAAAATAAATTAGTCTTTAATAAAGTAGTTAAAACAAAGTATCCCTCAAAATGGTTCAGCAAACATTTGGCTGCGGCTGTTTATAAAGTATATCTAGGTAAAAACTCTGAAATTAACTCTTTTACTAGGCAATTTGCAGATAAAATTATTAGTACCATCGATTTAGGTAGCAAGGAATATCTTATTAAAATGGTTAATACTCCT
This genomic stretch from Candidatus Margulisiibacteriota bacterium harbors:
- a CDS encoding TIGR03936 family radical SAM-associated protein — translated: MEKEYYYIISYQKKGEMKYIGHLDLMNFWQKVFRMANLPVAYTQGFNKKMRLNLIQPLPLGMEGLNEYLHVTLTEEIATENIEKTLLDKQQNKLVFNKVVKTKYPSKWFSKHLAAAVYKVYLGKNSEINSFTRQFADKIISTIDLGSKEYLIKMVNTPQLQINPFKLFSQLPYIDIIEIKRTRLVYQI